The Bradyrhizobium sp. WSM471 genome includes the window CGAGAAGTTCGAGGACATCGACCTGTCGCTGGCCTGGCCCTCGATCTCGCGCTCCTTCGCCGCGACCGGACAATTCGACTGGCGCGGCGAACGGGTTGACGGCTCGATCAGCTTTTCCGATTTCGTCGCCGCGCTCTCCGGCGAGCGCTCGGGGTTGAAGGCGCGGATCGCGAGCGCACCGCTCAAGCTCGCCTTCGACGGCAGCGTCGCCAACCGCACCAGCCCGATGATGGAGGGCACGCTCACCATCGACAGCCCGTCCTTGCGCAACGCGCTACGCTGGACCGGCCAACCGCAGCCCGCCAGCGGCGGCTTCGGCCGCTTCGCGCTGAAGGCACGGGCCAATGTCGTCGGCGCGTCGATCGCGCTCACCAACGTCAATGTCGAGCTCGACGGCAACACCGCCGAGGGCGTGATGACCTACGCCAATAACGGCCGGCAGACGCTGCAGGCGACGCTCGCGGCCGACGCGCTCGACTTCACACCCTATATCTCGACCTTCCGCCTGCTCGCGAGCGGCGCGCGCGACTGGAACAGGCAGCTGTTCGATCTCAACGCCTTGTCGACCACCGACCTCGACATGCGCCTGTCGGCCGCCAAGCTGACGGTCGGGGCGTCGAAACTCGGCCGCACCGCGATCGGCGCGAATCTGCGCAACGGCACGCTGGCGCTCTCGGTCGGCGAGGCCCAGGTCTATGGCGGCATCGCCAAGGGCTCGTTCGGCATCGCGCGCTCCGACACCGTCGCCGACATCAAGGCGCAATTCCAGTTCACCGACGTCGACCTTCAGGCCTGCGCCTCCGAGCTGTTCGGTATCAACAAGCTGTCCGGGCGTGGCAACATCAACGTCTCGCTCCTCGCGTCCGGCTCGAGCCCGTTCGGCCTCGTGCAGTCGCTCGACGGCAGCGCCACCGTGACAGGGCATGACGGCGCGATCGCGGGCTTCAATGCCGAGCAGCTCCTCAAGCGGCTCGAGCGGCGGCCGCTGTCCGGTGGCGGCAATTTCCGCAACGGCTCTACCCCTTACGACAATCTCACCATCGCGGTGAAGTTCTCCGATGGCGTCGCCACCGCCGAGGACATCCGCGTCGAAGGACCGGCGGCGAAGATCACGATGACCGGCACCGCCTCGGTGCCGACGCGCGAATACGACATGAAGGGCGTGGCCAGCCTCAACAGCGCGTCGGGGTTCGAATTGCCCTTCGTGGTGCAGGGCCCCTGGGACGATCCCCTCGTCTTTCCCGATCCGGAAAGCCTGATCCGCCGCTCGCCGGCCTCTGCGCCCCTGCTCGACATGCTGAAAGACCGCAAGCCGGGCGACGCGGTGCGCTCCGCGATCGAGCGCATCACCGGCACCGGGAAACGTCCCGCACCGGCCGAATCGCCGACGGCGGAGAACGCCAAGCAAGGCGCGAAGTCGAACTAGGCTGATAGACATCGCTCTTTCCGATTTCGGCAGCCCACACTCAACAAGCTCGACTTGCCAGCGGCTTGCCAACTGAATACTGCGGCCGATTTCATCCCAAAGGTGGAGTTAAGCGGCCGATTGCGTCGTCGAGATCCACGCCTTGTCCTCCTGCACCACTGCTCGCCCGCCGATCTTCGATCCGGCCGCGACGTTGAGAGTGCCACTCTGTCCCAGTTCGCGTGCCAACACCTCGCGATCACAAGCGCCCTCCCACAGCGAAACGGTGATAGCCGCGACGCAGTTGCTGATCATGCTGGTCAGCGCCCGTGCTTCCGACATGAAGCGGTCGATGCCGACAAGCAGCGCCACGCCTGCCACGGGCAGATCCGGCATGACGGAGAGAGTCGCGACAAGGGCAACGAAGCCGCTGCCGGTA containing:
- a CDS encoding AsmA family protein: MAQGMKRLGTPIAALLGVALIALIATSWLINRDALRKAVETQIRDVTGLEVNVAGAIDISVLPASYISFHDVGLKGGGTSDPALHVDVLTANLRLLPLLLQRFEIADLTLLRPRIHVSLKPDGESNWTPFIQTIARTMKPGAENQVSFSEIRIQDGALNYEDAATHGTEKFEDIDLSLAWPSISRSFAATGQFDWRGERVDGSISFSDFVAALSGERSGLKARIASAPLKLAFDGSVANRTSPMMEGTLTIDSPSLRNALRWTGQPQPASGGFGRFALKARANVVGASIALTNVNVELDGNTAEGVMTYANNGRQTLQATLAADALDFTPYISTFRLLASGARDWNRQLFDLNALSTTDLDMRLSAAKLTVGASKLGRTAIGANLRNGTLALSVGEAQVYGGIAKGSFGIARSDTVADIKAQFQFTDVDLQACASELFGINKLSGRGNINVSLLASGSSPFGLVQSLDGSATVTGHDGAIAGFNAEQLLKRLERRPLSGGGNFRNGSTPYDNLTIAVKFSDGVATAEDIRVEGPAAKITMTGTASVPTREYDMKGVASLNSASGFELPFVVQGPWDDPLVFPDPESLIRRSPASAPLLDMLKDRKPGDAVRSAIERITGTGKRPAPAESPTAENAKQGAKSN